One part of the Kryptolebias marmoratus isolate JLee-2015 linkage group LG2, ASM164957v2, whole genome shotgun sequence genome encodes these proteins:
- the smc4 gene encoding LOW QUALITY PROTEIN: structural maintenance of chromosomes protein 4 (The sequence of the model RefSeq protein was modified relative to this genomic sequence to represent the inferred CDS: inserted 1 base in 1 codon), whose product MPSKTAKSSTASSSSSKPTGRGLQPRDDSEDGLDVPPPEPGSGGQEEEEAPPTTADPSLGEAAGAADNRSLEEILGSIPPPPPPAMTNEPGAPRLMITHLVNRNFKSYAGEQTLGPFHKRFSCIIGPNGSGKSNVIDSMLFVFGYRAQKIRSKKLSVLIHSSDQHKDVQSCSVEVHFQKIIDKEGDDYEVIPNSKFCVSRTANKDNSSAYYINGKKATFKEVGALLRSHGIDLDHNRFLILQGEVEQIAMMKPKGQTEHDEGMLEYLEDLIGXKEPIQTLGRCIELLNEQRGEKLNRVKLVEKEKNALEGEKNKAVDFLTLENDIFKHKSHLYQYYVHDLQKRVVEKEQEKQKIMEDTKELTEKTAKISQEMEKMNQELKNVEKKQNKINKYIETQKEKFTQLDLQDVEVREKIKHSKSKNKALQKQLEKDQKKLEEVRSVPASSEEAISEATARKEDLEKQKAKEEEKLKEVMESLKEETSGLQQDKEKKEKELMELSKAVNETRSRMDLAQSELDIYLSRHKTAVTQLNTAKQTLQTATETLQERRAAIKDLQVTIPQKEQELKKDQEELEKLTKVDTETKEIVRELRQKVDEAKSSLSSNRSRGKVLGALMQLKKSGRIPGIYGRLGDLGAIDEKYDVAISSCCGALDNIVVDTIDTAQKCVTFLKEQNIGVATFIGLDKMKVWEKNMAPIRTPEDSPRLFDMVQVNDEKVRPAFYFALRDSLVARDMEQATRMAFQKDRRWRVVTLKGQIIEMAGTMTGGGRVMKGRMGSSISAEVSQVELDRMESKLNEKVSRLQSCQERKLQLEENIQRLQPQLREMKNTLEKYTNSMSSLADQETHLKLQIKELEANVLAAAPDKAKQKQMEKSLEAFKKDYESASSKAGKVENEVKRLHNLIVDINSHKLKAQQDKLDEVNKELDDCSSIITKAKVAIKTADRNLKKCEESIARVQGELEENGKLMAELTEQLKKLEDEAGEIMKACHEAEAALPEVQEQYQAVTKEIKILQQQEHALQEESLNVRLSIEHIDALITKHNGKIKYWQDEAAKLSLHTIDGQPAEELRALPPAELEAISDPNVIVDKMSTLEVQCGQIKPNLGAIAEYKKKEELYLQRVAQLDEITTERDRFKRAYEDLRKQRLNEFMTGFNIITNKLKENYQMLTLGGDAELELVDSLDPFSEGIMFSVRPPKKSWKKIFNLSGGEKTLSSLALVFALHHYKPTPLYFMDEIDAALDFKNVSIVACYIYDQTKNAQFIIISLRNNMFEIADRLIGIYKTHNTTKSVGINPKTIAFKETEAVSA is encoded by the exons ATGCCATCTAAAACTGCGAAGAGCTccaccgcctcctcctcctcctccaagcCAACAGGGAGAGGGTTGCAGCCCCGGGATGACTCCGAGGACGGGCTGGATGTACCCCCACCAGAACCCGGGTCCGGCGgccaagaggaggaggaggcaccGCCGACAACTGCTG ATCCGTCCCTGGGGGAGGCTGCCGGGGCGGCTGATAACCGAAGCTTGGAGGAGATTCTCGGCAGCATCCCTCCACCCCCGCCCCCAGCAATGACCAATGAACCCGGCGCTCCCCGCCTCATGATCACGCACTTAGTGAATCGCAACTTTAAGTCGTACGCGGGCGAGCAGACTCTCGGGCCTTTCCACAAG CGATTTTCCTGCATCATCGGTCCCAATGGAAGTGGAAAGTCCAACGTGATAGATTCgatgctgtttgtgtttggataCAGAGCCCAAAAGATCAGATCGAAAAAGCTCTCCGTGCTGATCCACAGCTCTGATCAACACAAAGATGTGCAAAGCTGCTCTGTGGAGGTTCATTTTCAAAAGATTATTGATaag GAAGGAGATGACTACGAAGTCATCCCCAACAGCAAGTTCTGCGTCTCCAGGACTGCCAACAAAGACAATTCCTCAGCCTACTATATCAATGGCAAGAAAGCCACATTCAAAGAAGTGGGGGCTTTACTCCGAAGCCACGGTATTGACCTAGACCACAACAGATTTCTTATCTTACAG GGCGAGGTGGAGCAGATCGCCATGATGAAGCCTAAAGGCCAAACGGAGCACGACGAGGGGATGCTGGAGTACTTGGAGGACCTCATCG TCAAGGAGCCGATCCAAACTCTGGGTCGCTGCATCGAGCTTCTGAacgagcagagaggagagaag CTGAACAGAGTGAAGCTGgtggaaaaggaaaagaacGCTTTGGAAGGAGAAAAGAACAAAGCTGTGGACTTCCTAACCTTGGAGAACGATATCTTTAAACACAAGAGTCACCTTTACCAATATTATGT TCACGATCTGCAGAAACgtgtggtggagaaggagcAGGAAAAGCAGAAGATCATGGAGGACACCAAGGAGCTCAcagagaaaactgcaaaaatctctcaagaaatggaaaaaatgaatCAAGAGCTCAAAAATGTAGAGAA aaaacaaaataagatcAACAAGTACATTGAGACCCAGAAGGAAAAGTTCACCCAGCTGGACCTGCAGGATGTTGAAGTGCGTGAGAAGATTAAACACTCCAAGAGCAAGAACAAGGCACTGcagaagcagctggaaaaagaccaaaaaaag CTGGAGGAAGTGCGCAGCGTACCAGCCAGCAGCGAAGAAGCCATCTCTGAGGCGACAGCCCGCAAGGAAGACCTGGAGAAACAGAAGgccaaagaagaagagaaactgAAGGAAGTGATGGAAAGTCTGAAAGAGGAAACCAGCGGCTTGCAGCAGGACAAAGAG aaaaaagagaaggagCTCATGGAACTCAGCAAGGCTGTGAATGAGACCCGTTCTCGTATGGATCTCGCCCAGTCTGAGCTCGACATCTATCTTAGCCGCCACAAAACGGCAGTGACGCAGCTCAACACGGCCAAACAGACGCTTCAGACAGCAACCGAGACACTGCAGGAACGCCGTGCCGCCATTAAAGACCTGCAAGTCACAATCCCCCAGAAGGAGCAGGAACTCAAGAAG gaccaggaggagctggagaagctgACGAAGGTGGATACCGAGACCAAAGAGATAGTGAGAGAACTGAGGCAGAAGGTGGATGAAGCCAAGAGCTCTCTGTCCTCCAATCGCAGTCGAGGAAAAGTCCTGGGCGCTTTAATGCAGCTGAAGAAGAGCGGCAGAATTCCTGGCATCTATGGAAGATtg GGAGACCTTGGAGCCATAGATGAGAAGTACGATGTGGCCATTTCCTCTTGTTGTGGCGCTCTGGACAACATTGTAGTGGACACCATTGACACGGCTCAGAAATGCGTCACTTTCCTTAAAGAACAGAACATCGGGGTCGCCACTTTCATCGGCCTGGACAAG ATGAAAGTGTGGGAGAAGAACATGGCTCCCATTCGCACTCCAGAGGACAGCCCTCGCCTGTTTGACATGGTGCAGGTGAACGACGAGAAGGTGCGCCCGGCCTTCTACTTTGCCCTGAGGGACTCGCTCGTAGCCAGAGACATGGAGCAGGCCACCAGGATGGCCTTCCAGAAAGACAGGCGCTGGAGGGTGGTCACCCTGAAGGGACAGATCATCGAGATGGCTG GAACCATGACCGGAGGAGGAAGAGTGATGAAAGGCAGAATGGGTTCTTCCATCAGTGCTGAGGTCTCCCAGGTGGAG CTTGATCGTATGGAGAGCAAGCTGAACGAGAAAGTGTCACGGCTGCAGAGCTGCCAAGAGagaaagctgcagctggaggagaacaTCCAGCGCCTGCAGCCGCAGCTCAGAGAGATGAAGAACACCCTGGAAAAATACACCAACAGCATGAGT AGTTTAGCTGACCAGGAGACTCACTTGAAACTTCAGATTAAGGAGCTTGAAGCCAACGTGCTGGCAGCTGCCCCAGACAAGgccaaacagaaacagatggagAAGAGCCTGGAGGCGTTCAAAAAAG ACTATGAGTCAGCGTCCAGTAAGGCTGGGAAGGTGGAAAATGAGGTGAAACGACTCCACAACTTGATTGTAGACATCAACAGCCACAAGCTGAAGGCTCAGCAGGACAAACTGGACGAGGTCAACAAGGAGCTGGACGACTGCTCCTCCATCATAACCAAGGCCAAAGTGGCCATAAAGACAGCTGATCG AAACCTGAAGAAGTGTGAGGAGAGTATCGCTCGGGTTCAAGGTGAGCTGGAGGAGAATGGGAAGCTGATGGCTGAgctcacagaacagctgaaaaaactGGAAGACGAGGCCGGGGAGATCATGAAGGCCTGTCACGAGGCAGAG GCTGCCCTGCCAGAGGTTCAGGAGCAGTATCAGGCCGTGACCAAAGAAATCAAGATCCTGCAGCAACAGGAACACGCGCTGCAGGAAGAGTCCCTCAACGTGCGCCTGTCCATCGAGCACATCGACGCCCTCATCACGAAGCACAACGGAAAGATCAAGTACTGGCAGGATGAG GCTGCAAAGCTTTCCCTTCACACCATCGACGGCCAGCCAGCGGAGGAGCTGCGTGCGCTTCCTCCCGCTGAGCTCGAAGCCATCTCTGATCCCAACGTCATCGTCGACAAGATGAGCACCCTGGAGGTCCAGTGTGGTCAGATCAAACCCAACCTGGGGGCCATCGCCGAGTACAAGAAGAAG gaggaGCTGTACCTGCAGCGCGTCGCTCAGCTGGATGAAATCACCACAGAGCGGGACAGATTCAAACGTGCCTACGAGGATCTGCGCAAGCAGCGGCTCAACGAGTTCATGACCGGCTTCAACATCATCACCAACAAGCTGAAGGAGAACTACCAGATGCTGACGCTGGGCGGAGACGCGGAGCTGGAGCTCGTGGACAGCCTGGACCCCTTCTCCGAGGGCATCATGTTCAG cgTTCGTCCTCCTaagaaaagctggaaaaagATCTTTAACCTGTCGGGAGGAGAGAAGACCCTCAGCTCCCTGGCTCTGGTGTTCGCTCTGCACCACTACAAGCCCACGCCGCTCTACTTCATGGACGAGATCGACGCCGCTCTGGATTTCAAGAACGTCTCCATCGTGGCCTGTTACATATAC GACCAGACAAAGAACGCTCAGTTCATCATCATCTCCCTGAGGAACAACATGTTCGAGATCGCAGATCGCCTCATCGGCATCTACAAAACGCACAACACCACCAAGAGCGTCGGGATCAACCCTAAAACCATCGCCTTCAAAGAGACCGAAGCAGTCTCTGCGTGA
- the trim59 gene encoding tripartite motif-containing protein 59 translates to MENLEEDLTCSVCYSLFSDPRVLPCSHTFCRTCLDNLLQASTNHSIWRPLRLPIKCPNCRGVVELPPAGVDALPANVSLRAIVDKYRKDGEPRPPSCQEHHRQPLNMFCIQDRQLICGLCLTVGQHQGHPIDDLQAAFVREKRTPALLLARLSEQRWAQVCELAEQLEEDRARCEALVRQDREEVDQFFLSLEEVLARKKRACLEALDGAAAEVSRAYDPLIHRVKELQEEQLDLVSLGSSLEDEDSPLVFLEKVHSFRERVERFLDTPLPSAIDLAVTPRTAAFLRQHWPSVTVGSLERAPVPEVCCCTRCGAVETEVQVIGPIGEERVGRRELQPAAYVVLLGALLMAVVAALWVNPVGWALLGFSSPSRSSLSSDLLASAWDAMAAEVEGWSFQLFSVKDKIILQLEAFFKTLSCCNQNQKPSASSHSDC, encoded by the exons ATGGAGAACCTCGAGGAGGACCTGACATGCTCCGTGTGCTACTCCCTGTTCTCTGACCCGCGGGTCCTGCCGTGCTCCCACACCTTCTGCAGGACCTGCCTGGACAACCTGCTCCAGGCGTCCACCAACCACTCCATCTGGCGTCCGCTCCGCCTGCCCATAAAGTGTCCCAACTGCCGCGGCGTGGTGGAGCTGCCCCCGGCGGGCGTGGACGCCCTGCCCGCCAACGTGTCCCTGCGGGCAATCGTCGACAAA TACCGGAAGGACGGCGAGCCTCGGCCCCCGTCCTGCCAGGAGCACCACAGGCAGCCCCTGAACATGTTCTGCATCCAGGACCGGCAGCTGATCTGCGGCCTGTGCCTGACCGTCGGGCAGCACCAGGGCCACCCCATCGACGACCTGCAGGCCGCCTTCGTCAGGGAGAAACGAACTCCAGCGCTGCTGCTCGCCAGACTCTCGGAGCAGAGATGGGCTCAG GTGTGCGAGTTGgcggagcagctggaggaggacagGGCTCGCTGCGAGGCTCTGGTGAGGCAGGACCGGGAGGAAGTCGATCAGTTCTTCCTCTCGCTGGAGGAGGTGCTGGCCAGGAAGAAACGAGCCTGCCTGGAGGCTTTAGATGGAGCCGCTGCGGAGGTGTCGCGGGCGTACGACCCCCTCATCCACAGAgtgaaggagctgcag gaggagcagctggaccTGGTGTCTCTGGGCTCGTCTTTGGAGGACGAAGACTCCCCTCTGGTGTTTTTGGAGAAGGTGCACTCGTTCCGAGAGCGGGTGGAGCGCTTCCTCGACACCCCGCTGCCGTCCGCCATCGACCTCGCCGTCACCCCGAGGACGGCGGCGTTCCTGCGGCAGCACTGGCCCTCCGTGACCGTCGGCAGCCTGGAGCGGGCTCCGGTGCCCGAGGTGTGCTGCTGCACCCGATGCGGCGCCGTGGAAACCGAGGTCCAGGTCATCGGACCCATCGGGGAGGAACGGGTCGGGCGGCGTGAGCTGCAGCCCGCCGCCTATGTGGTCCTGCTGGGGGCGCTGCTGATGGCAGTGGTGGCGGCGCTGTGGGTGAACCCGGTTGGATGGGCGTTGCTCGGGTTCTCTTCCCCGTCCCGCTCCAGCCTGAGCAGCGACCTCCTTGCGTCCGCGTGGGATGCGATGGCGGCGGAGGTGGAAGGTTGGAGCTTCCAGCTCTTTTCAGTGAAAGATAAAATCATTCTGCAGCTGGAAGCTTTCTTTAAGACTCTGTCTTGCTGCAACCAGAACCAAAAACCCTCAGCTTCCTCACACTCCGACTGTTGa